GTGACTCAAAGAGGAAGCCGATGAGTCAACGCCGCgtcgaggtggcggtgcgcgttCGACCCGACACGGAATCGCGCCATAACTCGTGTGTCTCCCTCAATCATGCAACCCGTCACATAAGCGCGCAGGACGACACCGGCGCCAACGCGCTGACTGGGCGCCGCTCTTACAAGGAGGACTTTCTCTTTGATGAGCATGTGAGCAACCGAGCTGTGTTCGAGGAGCTGGTGCTGCAAAAGATGCGCGCAGCCACCCCAGAACACCCCGACACGCTGTGCTTCCTTGCCTACGGCCACacaagcagcggcaagacCTATACCATAGCGGGCAGTGAGCAGGAGCCCGGCATTCTCGCGCTCTgcgtcgaggagctgcttCGGGGCGAGGGTGTGGTCGAGGTGGCGATGCTGGAGGTGTATCTGGAGTCTGTGAACGACCTTCTCGCGCACGGAGAGCCGCGGCACATCCGCCGACGGCAAGGCATGCAGGGCCCGGTGATTGTAGTGGAGGGACTGACGACGTGCTCTCTCACATCTGTGGAACAGTGGAATGCCGTAGCCGCGTACGGCATGAGTTCACGCCGCACCGCGCCGACGGAGCGCAACCCCCGCAGCAGTCGTAGCCACGCCATCTTCACGATCAAAAGTCGCGGAGTGCGTCTCTGCTTTGTTGACTTGGCCGGGAGTGAGCGACAGACCGTCTTCTCCCCTCAGCTCAACAAGGAGAGTATCAGCATCAACAAATCACTCTCCCGCCTGAGCACCGTGCTGGAGGCTCTGAGCAACCAACGAATAGCCCACGACGGAACTCGCTCCTATGTAAACTTCCGAGACACCACCTTGACAgtgctcctgcagcgctaCCTGACCGGGGCGTCCATGACCACCTTTCTCGCATGCGTGCATCCGAGCGCAGACTACTACCAGGAGACGCTCAGCACTCTTCGCTACACTCAGCGGCTGAAGCGCATCCGCACCCGCGTCACCAAGGTCGATGAAGGCGAGTGGAGTGGAATGAGGGTCAGTGAGCACCAGGTGCTGCTCGATGAGCTGAATCGCCTACGTGAGCAGATGAAGGTGAGCGAGAACGTTACCAAGCTCGTTGAGGCAACccatcggcgccgcatcgcagAGCTGGAACACACGCTGGCAAAGCAGGGGGGATCACATGACGGTGCAGCTGGTGCTTCCGCGCCGCTTTCGTCCGCTCCCAGAGAGATGAACGCCAGACGCGCGAGGGACACGCGGCGGGTAGCGGGCTGGCTGCTCAGCCGCGTCTTGGGCGATCTGCCAGAGCTGAACGTGGGCTACGACGATTACTTTGACGCCTACTTTCCTCCGTCCGTCCAGGTTATCGGGTACGTGTCAGCCATGGCGAGCCTCGTGCCGCGCATCGCCAGCGACGACCCCCTCGCATTTCTTGACGTCGGTGACTTGGCCATGGGCCTCTCCATGCTAGACGCTGGCGTCCCCCCATTCGTTCGACTGCACAAGTCTGTCTGCAGTGACCCGAGTAGCTGGGAGGGGTGCGAGTGGGATGGTACCCAGAACATGGTTTACGTGCTCGCCTTCTTTGAGTACCACCCCACGGCCAtgtcctccgccgccgccgaggatgcCGCTGGCATGGAGGAGGCTCTACCGTGCTGTGGTGGCTACACGAcgtccgcgccgctgctgccgataGCGACGGTGCTCTGCGTGGCAGCGAGCACGACTCGCCGCGTCaaagaggaggtgctgcagcgcctcgtcgacTTGCAGTGTGAGCAGCACGAGGCAGTCGCGGAGCAGGCCAAGACTGGCGCACGGTCACCTTCGCTGTCGTCGACGATGCTATCGTCTCGCCAAGCTGGCTTTCCTTCAGCGGCGTCGCTTCTCGACGCTTCTGACATGCGAAACGTGAGTGAGGCAGAGAgtgacgacgacgcctcTGCTTCCACTGGCAGCACTAGTGGTGGTGCGCTACTCGCGCTGGAGGCTCGCTGTCAAGCGGCCGACACGCCCCACATTGCGACACCGTttcaagaggaggagggcagcgccagcggaggctgcagctgcgactcgtgcgaagaggcgcgcgcagcgATGCGGTCAGCCGAggtgcaccgccacctcgctGGCGAGCTCACCTCCCCTTCAaggccgtcggcgccgccgccacgagcGCGCAACGCGGAAGAGTCGGCAAAAGTGAGGGGTtgcactgcggcggcagtgtCGTCCCCGCTGTTGATGCCGGCAACATGTAAGTCATTTTCCCCCTTGCGGCCTTCCGGCACCTCGTCGGCGCCTTTGCCGCCCGCAGACGAGTTTCCACCGGGGCACACCAGTAAGCGACGTAACAGGACCGCTGGTGAAGGCAAGACCGTGAAGATGCAGTCGTGCCAGGGGTGCCGCTCTATGTGAGGGCAGTAGCGGCGCGACACCGTGCACAAACATCCACTGaatgcccccctcccctcccccctcccccgacaGAGTCCTGATGAGGTGCGCGCTCGTAAATCTTTGCGCTTCACTgctcagcacacacacgcacggcaaAGACGCACGCCTCTTGCGGCTTTCAACGTGATGGTCAGCCGCAAGAGAGCGCACATGGGGTGCTGAGTCGCGGAGGattctctctgtctgtgcaCTCCCCCCGCTCATGCACCACTTCCCCACCACAGAACGAGGAGAAAACGAGCGGGCGTAGAGCGACGTTGCGCACGAGAGCGAAGAAGAGGTAGCGCTCAGCTCTGCCcttcgcggcgcagcgaagGAGAACTTGTCTTCCGCAACACCTACCGAGTGCG
The window above is part of the Leishmania donovani BPK282A1 complete genome, chromosome 18 genome. Proteins encoded here:
- a CDS encoding kinesin, putative; amino-acid sequence: MSQRRVEVAVRVRPDTESRHNSCVSLNHATRHISAQDDTGANALTGRRSYKEDFLFDEHVSNRAVFEELVLQKMRAATPEHPDTLCFLAYGHTSSGKTYTIAGSEQEPGILALCVEELLRGEGVVEVAMLEVYLESVNDLLAHGEPRHIRRRQGMQGPVIVVEGLTTCSLTSVEQWNAVAAYGMSSRRTAPTERNPRSSRSHAIFTIKSRGVRLCFVDLAGSERQTVFSPQLNKESISINKSLSRLSTVLEALSNQRIAHDGTRSYVNFRDTTLTVLLQRYLTGASMTTFLACVHPSADYYQETLSTLRYTQRLKRIRTRVTKVDEGEWSGMRVSEHQVLLDELNRLREQMKVSENVTKLVEATHRRRIAELEHTLAKQGGSHDGAAGASAPLSSAPREMNARRARDTRRVAGWLLSRVLGDLPELNVGYDDYFDAYFPPSVQVIGYVSAMASLVPRIASDDPLAFLDVGDLAMGLSMLDAGVPPFVRLHKSVCSDPSSWEGCEWDGTQNMVYVLAFFEYHPTAMSSAAAEDAAGMEEALPCCGGYTTSAPLLPIATVLCVAASTTRRVKEEVLQRLVDLQCEQHEAVAEQAKTGARSPSLSSTMLSSRQAGFPSAASLLDASDMRNVSEAESDDDASASTGSTSGGALLALEARCQAADTPHIATPFQEEEGSASGGCSCDSCEEARAAMRSAEVHRHLAGELTSPSRPSAPPPRARNAEESAKVRGCTAAAVSSPLLMPATCKSFSPLRPSGTSSAPLPPADEFPPGHTSKRRNRTAGEGKTVKMQSCQGCRSM